A stretch of DNA from Natrinema halophilum:
CGTCTCGAGCGCTGCGTCGACCACGTCGTTGACCGGTTCGGCCTCGGGCATCTCCCCGAACGACGAGCGGAGAACGCCGAGGCGCGCTCCCTCGAGCGCGGTCTGATCCAGCGCCGTCGTATAAGACGCGTCGACGTCCGCGAGCGCTTCGACCCCGGTCCATTCGTCATCGGGGTCGAAGCCGACGAGGACGTCGAGGAGTCTGGCCAAATCCTCGACGGTCCGGGTCATTGGGCCGGCGGTGTCCTGCCGGTCGACCAGCGGTGCGATGCCGCGTCGGCTGATCAACCCGGTCGTCACCCGCAGCCCGTAGAGGTTACAGCAGGACGCCGGAATCCGGATCGAACCGCCCGTATCCCCGCCGATACCGATCGTCCCGAGGTTGGCGGCAGTCGCCGCCCCGGTGCCGGCGCTCGAGCCACCCGGATCGTGAGCCGGTGCGTACGGATTTTTCGTCTGTCCACGGACCGAAGAGTGGCCGAACCAGGACGCTCCCCAGTCCGGGAGGTTCGTCTTCGCCAGGACGATCGCTCCCGCGTCCCTGAGTTTCCGAACGATCGTGGCGTCCGTCGACGGAACGTAGTCGGCGAACGCCGCGGAACCGAACGTCGTCCTCGTCCCCGCAGTCTCCACCTGGTCCTTGACGAGCACCGGGATGCCGTGCAGAGGTCCGACCGTCCTGTGCTCGTTGAACGCTTCGTCTAATTCCGCGGCGCGCTCGAGTGCGCCGTCGGCGACAGTCACGATCGACGACAGCTCCGGCCCGTCGCGATCGTACGCGTCGATTCGCTCGAGGTACTCGGCGACGAGGTCGCGACACGTCAGTTCGCCGGCGGCCATCGCGTCGTGAATCTCGGCGACCGTCGCTTCGATACAGCTGAATCCTTCGGACACGTTCACGACGAGCGTGCCGCGGTCACATAAATAGCTGAGATCGGCACCGACGCGCACCGATCGGAATCGGGATTCGAAGGCCCCCGAGAACTGGAAGTGACGGCGAATCGTTCGCGGTAGCCGGCCGCAAGCACCCGCGGGCGACGGAGTGCGCGACGGACAGGGTTATTTAACGACACCGCCTTGGCGGTGTCGTATGAGCGATCTGTATTACGAGGACTTCGCCGTCGGAGAACGGCACGAATTCGACGGCGTTCGGCTCGGCAAGGAGGAGATAGTCGAGTTCGGGGAACGATACGATCCGCTTCCGTTTCACACCGAAGACGAAGCCGCGGCGGAGACGCCGTTCGACGGCATCATCGCCAGCGGGCTGCAAACGTTCGTGATGTCACAGCAACAGGTCGTCGATAACCTCTACGGAAACGCCCGTATCCTGGGGAGCGTCGGCTTCGATGAGGTCCTCTTTCCCAACCCTGTTCGCCCGGGAGATACGCTTTCAACGTCCCTCGAGGTCCTCGAGAAGCGACCGTCCGAAAGCGATCCATCCCGGGGACTCGTAACGCTCGAGCGAACGGTCGTCGATCAACACGACGCGGTCGTTCTCAAGGCGGTCAACAACGTCCTTTTCGAACGGCGACCGGAAGAGTGACTTCCGGGTACTGACTCCTAGACGACCTCTTCGTCGCGCTCGACGAGTTCGATGTTCACGCCGTTGCCGGCCTGCTGTTCGAGAAATGCGACTTTCGCCCCGCCAGCGCCCGTCCGTGGGGTCGAATCGCG
This window harbors:
- a CDS encoding amidase; its protein translation is MSEGFSCIEATVAEIHDAMAAGELTCRDLVAEYLERIDAYDRDGPELSSIVTVADGALERAAELDEAFNEHRTVGPLHGIPVLVKDQVETAGTRTTFGSAAFADYVPSTDATIVRKLRDAGAIVLAKTNLPDWGASWFGHSSVRGQTKNPYAPAHDPGGSSAGTGAATAANLGTIGIGGDTGGSIRIPASCCNLYGLRVTTGLISRRGIAPLVDRQDTAGPMTRTVEDLARLLDVLVGFDPDDEWTGVEALADVDASYTTALDQTALEGARLGVLRSSFGEMPEAEPVNDVVDAALETMDAAGAKLIDPIEIPELHSQLSDSALFAHQARANIDEFLARRDTAPVDSIDEVYESGAYHDDLQLFEQLADGPADPTDDPEYWHRVAAQGALRRAILHVFAAEDLDAMVFPSVQVPPPAIDHLSDGVVYRTNTVIASQSSCPAISIPAGFTDDGLPVGVELLGAPYAERNLLGLASAFEATADTRRPPQSAPALSE
- a CDS encoding MaoC/PaaZ C-terminal domain-containing protein, giving the protein MSDLYYEDFAVGERHEFDGVRLGKEEIVEFGERYDPLPFHTEDEAAAETPFDGIIASGLQTFVMSQQQVVDNLYGNARILGSVGFDEVLFPNPVRPGDTLSTSLEVLEKRPSESDPSRGLVTLERTVVDQHDAVVLKAVNNVLFERRPEE